A window from Telopea speciosissima isolate NSW1024214 ecotype Mountain lineage chromosome 8, Tspe_v1, whole genome shotgun sequence encodes these proteins:
- the LOC122672843 gene encoding LRR repeats and ubiquitin-like domain-containing protein At2g30105 — translation MEDGGGTADPSPPPVITIQVKFSGRTIPISINLESTIKDLKSVLQPLTNVLPRGQRLISKGKVLLDTMTLKDSELSEGSKLMLMASQGLHQGDGPITKEASLPSNLKRTIDAKRTTEYDKMKMKAPVDKSRSERWKLTGVIALSEYQLMTIPDEVWACGPSVRVLDLSNNSIQEISVKIGSLSSIQKLFLNANDILDKCISWEGITSLKSLNILSLSQNHLTTLPSSLGALASLTQLHIANNKFTSLPIEIELLTQLQILTASNNRLSSVPSSIGNCRSLIEIDLSSNLLVELPDTFGDLHNLKALNLSNNGLKSLPSTLFKMCTQLSALDLHNTEITMNLLRQFEGWQDFDERRRSKHQKQLDFRVGFSAEFDEGADKN, via the exons TGATCCCTCTCCTCCTCCGGTCATCAccatccaagtaaaattcagtGGGAGAACTATACCTATCTCCATCAACCTGGAATCCACCATTAAAGACTTGAAATCCGTTCTTCAACCGCTCACAAATGTCCTTCCGAGAGGACAAAGACTCATCTCCAAAG GTAAAGTTCTGTTGGACACTATGACGTTGAAGGATTCGGAACTGAGCGAAGGATCGAAGCTCATGCTTATGGCTTCTCAGGGATTACACCAAGGG GATGGTCCTATCACTAAAGAAGCTTCTTTACCGTCCAATCTGAAGAGAACTATTGATGCTAAAAGAACAACTGAATATGATAAGATGAAGATGAAGGCACCCGTTGATAAGAGCCGTTCAGAACGCTGGAAACTCACTGGAGTAATAGCTTTGTCAGAATATCAGTTGATG ACAATACCTGATGAAGTGTGGGCTTGTGGACCTTCTGTAAGAGTATTGGATCTCAGCAACAATTCTATTCAAGAAATATCAGTCAAAATTGGCTCTTTGAGTTCTATACAG AAACTGTTCCTGAATGCAAATGATATATTGGACAAATGCATTAGCTGGGAAGGCATAACATCTCTGAAGTCGCTGAATATTCTGTCTCTAAGCCAAAACCA TTTAACCACTTTGCCCTCTTCATTGGGTGCTTTGGCTTCTCTAACGCAACTTCATATTGCAAATAACAAGTTCACAAGCTTGCCAATTGAAATAGAACTTCTTACACAACTTCAAATTTTAACAGCAAGCAACAATAG GTTAAGCTCCGTGCCTTCAAGTATAGGAAACTGCAGATCTCTGATTGAG ATTGATCTTTCATCAAATCTTCTGGTGGAGCTGCCTGACACATTTGGAGATTTACACAATCTCAAG GCTTTGAACCTCAGCAATAATGGGCTCAAGTCTCTCCCTTCTACATTATTCAAGATGTGTACCCAACTCTCAGCACTTGATCTCCATAACACAGAAATTACGATGAATCTTCTCCGTCAG TTTGAAGGATGGCAAGATTTTGACGAGCGCCGCCGTTCAAAACATCAAAAGCAACTGGATTTCAGAGTTGGGTTCTCTGCTGAATTTGATGAAGGTGCAGATAAGAACTGA